In a single window of the Drosophila albomicans strain 15112-1751.03 chromosome 3, ASM965048v2, whole genome shotgun sequence genome:
- the LOC117572737 gene encoding probable protein BRICK1-B: MSGAHREAVQKQIHQDWANREYIEVITASIKRITDFLNSFDMSCRSRLAVLNEKLTTLERRIDYLEACVTQGETLT, translated from the exons atgagCGGAGCTCATCGAGAAGCTgttcaaaaacaaattcatcaGGATTGGGCAAACCGAGAATACATTGAAGTCATCACAGCAAGCATAAAAAGAATCACAgactttttaaattcatttg ATATGTCCTGCCGATCACGATTAGCGGTGCTTAACGAGAAGCTTACAACTTTGGAACGACGTATAGATTATTTGGAAGCCTGTGTAACTCAAGGAGAAACGCTGACGTAA
- the LOC117572738 gene encoding 60S ribosomal protein L39 produces MAAHKSFRIKQKLAKKLKQNRSVPQWVRLRTGNTIRYNAKRRHWRRTKLKL; encoded by the exons ATG gCGGCACACAAATCGTTCCGTATTAAGCAAAAGCTTGCTAAAAAGTTAAAGCAGAACAGATCAGTTCCACAATGGGTTCGCTTGCGCACAGGCAATACCATTAG gtACAACGCTAAGCGCCGTCACTGGAGACGTACCAAGTTGAAGCTGTAA
- the LOC117572734 gene encoding UDP-N-acetylglucosamine--peptide N-acetylglucosaminyltransferase 110 kDa subunit, producing MHAQGQGQQTQQHSSTHSLLQQPQNHLSNNNAVGKSNENPSLSSVGLLELAHREYQAVDYENAEKHCMQLWRQDSTNTGVLLLLSSIHFQCRRLDKSAQFSTLAIKQNPLLAEAYSNLGNVYKERGQLQEALDNYRRAVRLKPDFIDGYINLAAALVAARDMESAVQAYITALQYNPDLYCVRSDLGNLLKALGRLEEAKACYLKAIETCPGFAVAWSNLGCVFNAQGEIWLAIHHFEKAVTLDPNFLDAYINLGNVLKEARIFDRAVAAYLRALNLSPNNAVVHGNLACVYYEQGLIDLAIDTYRRAIELQPNFPDAYCNLANALKEKGQVKEAEDCYNTALRLCANHADSLNNLANIKREQGFIEDATRLYLKALEVFPDFAAAHSNLASVLQQQGKLKEALMHYKEAIRIQPTFADAYSNMGNTLKELQDVSGALQCYTRAIQINPAFADAHSNLASIHKDSGNIPEAIQSYRTALKLKPDFPDAYCNLAHCLQIVCDWTDYDVRMKKLVSIVAEQLDKNRLPSVHPHHSMLYPLTHEFRRAIAARHANLCLEKVHVLHKQPYIFARELPSDGRIKIGYLSSDFGNHPTSHLMQSVPGLHDRSKVEIFCYALSPDDGTTFRHKISREAEHFVDLSVMPCNGKAADQIYNDGIHILVNMNGYTKGARNEIFALRPAPIQVMWLGYPGTSGASFMDYIITDAVTSPMELANQYSEKLSYMPYTYFIGDHKQMFPHLKERIIVCDKQQSSVVDNVAVINATDLSPLVENTEVKEIKEVVANANKPVEITLKVAELPSTTQIVSMIASGQVQTSLNGVVVQNGLATTQTNNKAATGEEVPQNIVITTRRQYMLPDDAIVYCNFNQLYKIDPQTLQSWVVILKNVPKSVLWLLRFPAVGEQNIKKSVSDLGISSDRIIFSNVAAKEEHVRRGQLADICLDTPLCNGHTTSMDVLWTGTPVVTLPGETLASRVAASQLATLGCPELIARSRDEYQDIAIRLGTDREYLKALRAKVWKARVDSPLFDCSQYAKGLENLFSRMWKRFQRNELPDHIAAE from the exons ATGCACGCTCAAGGACAGGGTCAACAGACGCAGCAGCACTCCTCGACACATTCCCTactgcagcagccacaaaatCATTTATCTAACAACAATGCAGTtggaaaatcaaatgaaaatccaTCGCTGTCCTCTGTCG GACTGCTGGAGTTGGCGCATCGTGAATATCAAGCTGTAGATTATGAGAATGCGGAAAAGCATTGTATGCAGTTATGGCGACAAGACAGCACCAACACCGGAGTGCTATTACTCTTATCatcaattcattttcaatgtagACGACTCGATAAATCCGCTCAATTTTCGACTTtggcaataaaacaaaatccaCTACTTGCAGAAGCATATAG CAATCTAGGAAATGTTTATAAGGAGCGAGGACAGCTGCAAGAAGCATTAGATAACTATCGTCGAGCTGTGCGCTTAAAGCCCGACTTTATCGATGGATATATTAACTTGGCAGCTGCTTTGGTTGCCGCTCGCGATATGGAGTCGGCAGTGCAAGCTTATATAACAGCATTGCAATATAATCCC GACTTGTACTGTGTGCGCAGCGACTTGGGAAACCTGCTTAAAGCTCTAGGACGCTTAGAGGAAGCGAAG gCCTGTTACCTGAAGGCAATTGAAACCTGCCCAGGGTTTGCCGTCGCATGGAGCAATTTGGGCTGTGTGTTTAATGCGCAAGGCGAAATCTGGCTAGCTATTCATCATTTTGAAAAAGCTGTAACTCTCGATCCCAATTTCTTAGACGCATATATTAACTTAGGAAATGTGCTTAAAGAGGCCAGAATTTTTGACAG ggCTGTGGCTGCATATTTGCGAGCTCTAAATCTATCACCCAACAATGCTGTGGTTCATGGCAACCTGGCGTGTGTCTATTATGAGCAAGGCCTTATTGATTTGGCCATCGACACATACCGGCGAGCAATTGAACTGCAACCCAACTTTCCCGATGCTTATTGCAATCTGGCAAATGCGCTCAAAGAGAAAGGGCAG GTCAAGGAAGCGGAAGATTGCTACAATACAGCTCTGCGACTTTGTGCCAACCATGCCGACTCACTTAACAATTTGGCAAACATTAAGCGTGAACAAGGATTCATTGAGGACGCCACGCGTCTTTATTTAAAAGCTCTTGAAGTGTTTCCCGATTTTGCTGCGGCACACTCGAATCTAGCATCGGTATTGCAACAACAAGGCAAACTGAAGGAGGCCCTCATGCATTACAAGGAAGCAATTCGCATTCAGCCCACGTTCGCCGATGCCTATTCCAATATGGGCAACACTTTAAAGGAATTGCAGGATGTCAGTGGTGCACTGCAATGTTATACGCGAGCTATTCAAATTAATCCGGCCTTTGCCGACGCGCACAGCAATTTGGCCAGCATTCATAAGGATTCGGGAAATATTCCCGAAGCCATACAATCTTATCGTACAGCACTCAAACTAAAACCAGACTTTCCCGATGCATATTGTAATCTGGCGCattgtttgcaaattgtttgcgaTTGGACGGATTATGATGTTCGTATGAAGAAACTAGTGAGCATTGTAGCAGAGCAATTGGACAAAAATCGGTTGCCCTCGGTACATCCGCATCACTCAATGTTATATCCATTGACGCATGAATTCCGGCGCGCGATTGCCGCAAGACACGCAAATCTCTGCTTGGAAAAGGTGCATGTGCTGCACAAACAACCATATATTTTTGCTCGCGAATTGCCAAGTGACGGTCGCATCAAGATTGGCTATTTAAGCTCTGATTTTGGTAATCATCCTACCTCACATTTGATGCAATCGGTGCCAGGTTTGCATGATCGCTCCAAAGTTGAGATTTTCTGCTACGCCCTCAGTCCTGATGATGGTACAACGTTCCGGCATAAGATTAGCCGTGAAGCTGAACATTTTGTTGATCTTTCCGTCATGCCCTGCAATGGGAAAGCTGCTGATCAGATCTACAATGACGGCATCCACATTTTAGTGAACATGAATGGTTACACCAAGGGCGCACGAAATGAAATATTCGCATTGAGACCGGCCCCCATTCAAGTGATGTGGCTTGGCTATCCGGGCACAAGTGGTGCTAGTTTTATGGATTATATTATCACCGATGCTGTAACCAGTCCCATGGAATTGGCCAATCAGTACAGCGAGAAGCTTTCGTATATGCCTTACACGTACTTCATTGGCGATCACAAGCAAATGTTTCCGCATCTTAAAGAGCGTATCATTGTTTGCGACAAGCAGCAATCTTCCGTTGTCGATAATGTTGCCGTCATCAATGCCACGGACTTGTCACCTTTGGTTGAAAACACTGAAGTAAAGGAGATCAAAGAAGTcgttgcaaatgcaaataaaccGGTCGAAATTACACTTAAAGTGGCGGAGTTGCCAAGCACTACACAGATTGTGTCAATGATAGCTTCTGGTCAAGTGCAAACATCATTGAATGGTGTCGTCGTGCAAAATGGTTTGGCTACGACTCAGACAAACAATAAGGCAGCAACGGGAGAGGAGGTTccacaaaatattgttattaccACACGTCGTCAATATATGCTACCCGATGACGCTAtagtttattgtaattttaatcaaCTTTATAAAATCGATCCCCAAACTCTGCAGTCCTGGGTGGTTATCTTAAAAAATGTACCGAAATCTGTGTTGTGGCTGCTTCGGTTTCCAGCGGTTGGCgagcaaaatattaaaaagtctGTCAGCGATTTGG gtATTTCTTCTGATCGAATTATATTCTCAAATGTGGCCGCCAAAGAAGAACACGTTCGCCGTGGTCAATTAGCTGATATTTGCTTAGATACTCCTCTGTGCAATGGCCATACAACATCAATGGACGTTCTATGGACGGGAACCCCAGTTGTTACCTTACCCGGCGAGACATTAGCTTCCAG AGTTGCTGCATCTCAATTAGCTACGCTTGGTTGTCCAGAATTGATAGCGCGCAGCCGAGATGAATATCAAGACATCGCAATTCGCTTAGGAACGGATAGagaatatttaaaagcttTGCGAGCTAAAGTATGGAAAGCACGAGTCGACAGTCCACTGTTCGACTGTTCACAATATGCCAAAGGCTTAGAAAATCTGTTTTCGCGCATGTGGAAACGATTTCAAAGAAATGAACTACCCGATCACATTGCAGCAGAATAA
- the LOC117572736 gene encoding 60S ribosomal protein L12 produces MPPKFDPTEVKLVYLRCVGGEVGATSSLAPKIGPLGLSPKKVGDDIAKATSDWKGLKITVCLTIQNRQATISVVPSAASLIIKALKEPPRDRKKQKNIKHSGNISFDDILAIARTMRPRSMARELKGTCKEVLGTAQSVGCTVDGKHPHDVIDDLNNGAIEVPAE; encoded by the exons ATGCCTCCTAAATTCGATCCCACGGAAGTAAAATTAG TTTACTTGCGCTGCGTTGGTGGCGAGGTTGGAGCTACTTCATCTCTGGCTCCCAAAATCGGTCCTCTCGGTCTG TCTCCCAAAAAAGTTGGTGATGATATTGCAAAGGCCACCTCGGACTGGAAGGGTTTGAAGATTACTGTCTGCCTGACCATCCAAAACAGGCAGGCTACCATTTCTGTGGTACCATCAGCTGCCTCGTTGATTATTAAGGCATTGAAGGAACCTCCACGTGATAGGAAGAAGCAAAAGAACA TCAAGCACAGTGGAAACATTTCCTTTGATGATATCTTGGCTATCGCTCGTACAATGAGACCTAGGTCGATGGCGCGTGAGCTGAAGGGAACCTGCAAGGAAGTCCTTGGCACTGCCCAAAGTGTTGGTTGCACTGTTGACGGAAAGCACCCTCATGATGTTATTGACGACCTCAATAATGGAGCTATTGAAGTCCCAgcagaataa
- the LOC117572047 gene encoding ras-related protein Rap-2c: protein MREFKVVVLGSGGVGKSALTVQFVSGCFIEKYDPTIEDFYRKEIEVDSSPCVLEILDTAGTEQFASMRDLYIKNGHGFIVMYSLTNHQTFQDISSMKNVITRVKGSQPAPILLVANKFDLDCQREVSTAEGNALAQLWECPFIEASAKDRINVNEVFATIVREMNLTQEKRQKKKYCCCTLL, encoded by the exons ATGCGAGAGTTTAAAGTTGTTGTGCTCGGATCTGGCGGAGTTGGTAAATCGGCCCTAACTGTTCAATTCGTGTCGGgatgttttattgaaaaatatgatCCCACAATTGAGGACTTCTATCGAAAGGAAATAGAG GTGGACAGCTCTCCCTGCGTTTTGGAAATACTGGATACGGCAGGGACGGAGCAGTTTGCTTCCATGAGAGATCTCTACATTAAGAATGGACATGGATTTATAGTGATGTATTCGCTGACTAATCATCAAACATTTCAG GATATTTCTAGTATGAAAAATGTGATTACTCGCGTTAAAGGAAGTCAGCCAGCTCCAATATTGCTTGTAGCGAATAAATTCGATTTGGACTGCCAAAGAGAGGTGTCTACTGCTGAAG GAAATGCCTTGGCACAACTTTGGGAATGTCCATTTATTGAAGCATCAGCAAAAGATCGAATAAATGTCAATGAAGTCTTTGCCACGATTGTTCGAGAAATGAATTTAACACAagaaaaacgacaaaaaaagaaatactgtTGTTGTACGCttttatag